Genomic segment of Anaerolineae bacterium:
AACAACGCCCAACTGGCGGCGCCTTGCAGCATGTGTTACCTGAACCTGAAAAAAACAGACCATTACATGGCCAGCTCCCCGGAACTGGCCCATAAAATCAACACCGCGTTAAACGCAGGCGGCCTGCACTACCGGCCGGGCAGTGTGAAAGTGCGCCATTTGCTGGACATCATTGTGCAAGATGTGGGGTACGAGGCCGTGGCTCAAAAAGTCACCAGACCCCTGTACAACTTGCGCGTGGCCGCCTACTATGGCTGCCTGATTGTGCGGCCCGGGTTTGAAGATGCTTTTGATAACCCCGAATATCCCACCACCCTGGACAACCTGATGCGGACGCTGGGCGCGGAAGTGGTTGACTTTCCCATGAAGGCCCACTGCTGCGGCGGCCACATGACCCAAATCAGCGAGCCGGTGGCCTTGGAAATGATCCGCCGTTTGCTCAAAAACGCCGCCGATTACGAGGCCGACGTGATTGTGACTCTCTGCCCCATGTGCCAACTCAATCTGGACGCCTACCAGGACAACGTGAATAAACATTTTGGCACCAATTACAAAATACCCATCCTCTATTTTACCCAACTGATCGGCCTGGCTTTTGGCCTTCCCCCCAAACAATTGGGCTTTGGCAAAGAATTTGTGGGCGCCGGCCCGGCCCTGGCCAAAATTGGCGCCGAAGCGCCCCCCCCGGCCAAACTCGAACGCCCGTCTAAAGAGGCGCTCCCCATGCCGGGCCGGAAGGAGGAAACAAAATAATGAGCCAAGAACGTGTAGGCGTTTATGTCTGTCATTGCGGCACCAATATTGCCGGAACAGTGGATGTTGAAGATGTGGCCAGGTGGGCGGGCGAGCAAACAAACGTGGTTATTGCCCGCGACTATAAATTTATGTGCTCCAGCCTGGGCCAGGATTTAATTGAAGAAGATATTAAAGAACACGGCCTGACCCGCGTGGTGGTGGCGGCCTGCTCGCCGCACATGCACGAAAAAACGTTCCGAGCCGCTTGCGAGCGGGGCGGGCTGAACCCTTTTCTGTTTGAAATGGCCAACATCCGCGAACACAACTCGTGGGCGACCACCGACAAACCCGCGGCCACGCAAAAGGCCAAAGCCCTGGTAAAAGGCGCGGTTGAGCGCGTGGCGCATCACCAACCGCTTCAACCTCTGCCTGTTGAAATCAATCCCAACACCCTCATTGTGGGCGGCGGCGTGGCCGGAATTACCGCCGCGCTGGAGCTGGCCGACGCCGGGCATCACGTTTACCTGGTCGAGCGCGAGCCGTCCATTGGCGGGCATATGGCCCAACTGGATAAAACTTTTCCCACCCTCGACTGCTCGGCCTGTATTTTAACGCCCAAAATGGTAGACGTAGGGCAGCACCCCAACATTACCCTGCTGAGCTACAGCGAAGTGGAAGAAGTGGACGGCTACCTGGGCAATTTCACCATTACCGTGCGTAAAAAGGCCCGCTACGTAAACGAAGAACTCTGCACCGGCTGCGGCATTTGCGAAGAAAAGTGCCCGCGCCGGGTAGTGGACGAGGTGTTTGAGGCCGGGTTGGGTTATCGTAAGGCGGTCTATCGCCCCTTTCCCCAGGCCGTGCCCAAGTATCCGGTGATTGATAAAGAGAACTGCACCTTTTTTGAACGCGGCAAATGTAAAGCCTGCCAAATTTTCTGCCCAACCAACGCCATTGACTTTGAACAAGAAGACCAGATGATCCAATTTCAGGTTGGCAATGTCATTCTGGCCACCGGCTACCAGTTGTTCGACGCCCGCCGCATCCCCCAATACGGTTACGGCCGGCTGGCAAACGTTTTTTCGGCGCTGGAATTTGAGCGGCTGGTCAACGCGGCTGGCCCAACCGGCGGCAAGGTGGTGCTGCGCGACGGCGTGACCGAACCCCAAAGCGTAGCCATTGTGCACTGCGTTGGCTCACGCGACCGGAATTACAACGAGTACTGCTCCAAAGTCTGCTGCATGTACTCGCTCAAATTTGCCCACCTGGTGCACGAGCGTTTGCCCGGCGCCGAAGTTTATAATTTTTACATTGACATGCGCACGCCGGGCAAAGGCTACGAAGAGTTTTACCACCGGCTGTTAGATGAAGGCGCGCACTTTATCCGCGGCCGGGTGGCCGAAGTAACCGACGCCGCTCGACTGCCGGGCGAAGAAGGCAAACTCATTGTGCAGGCCGAGGATACGCTCATTGGCAAACAGCGCCGCGTTCCGGTGGACATGGTCATTTTGAGCGCGGGCCTGGAAGCCCAACACGACTCCAAGGAAATTACCAAACTGTTTGGGATGGGCTGCGATTTTGATGGCTTCTTCATTGAGCGCCATCCCAAACTTGACCCCGTAGCCACGATGACCGAGGGTATTTTTATTGCAGGCGCGTGTCAAGGCCCCAAGGATATTCCCGACTCGGTGGTTCAGGGCGCGGCCGCGGCGGCGCGAGTGGCCAGCCTGATCAACCGGGGCACGGTGATGATGGAGCCGGTCCGGGCCAGAATCACGGCCGAACTCTGCTCAGGCTGCCGTATCTGTAATAATATGTGTCCTTACAATGCCATTGTTTTCCACGAGGATACCAAAGTTTCCGAGGTTATCACGGCTCTGTGCCAGGGCTGCGGCACCTGTGTGGCGGCCTGTCCCAGCGCGGCCATTACCGGCGCGCACTTCACCAACAATCAGGTGATGTCGGAAATCAAGGGCCTGTTGTGGGATGCCGTTGAGGCGGCATCTGGCGCGGAAAAAGTAGAAGAGCTGGAACCGGCGTAAGCCGCTAACGCTTCCAAGGAAGGGAAAAAATGAGCGACACTTATGAACCGATCATTGTTGGATTTTTGTGTAACTGGTGCTCTTACCGCGCCGCCGACCTGGCCGGCACCGCCCGGATGCATTACGCGCCCAATATGCGGC
This window contains:
- a CDS encoding CoB--CoM heterodisulfide reductase iron-sulfur subunit B family protein — translated: NNAQLAAPCSMCYLNLKKTDHYMASSPELAHKINTALNAGGLHYRPGSVKVRHLLDIIVQDVGYEAVAQKVTRPLYNLRVAAYYGCLIVRPGFEDAFDNPEYPTTLDNLMRTLGAEVVDFPMKAHCCGGHMTQISEPVALEMIRRLLKNAADYEADVIVTLCPMCQLNLDAYQDNVNKHFGTNYKIPILYFTQLIGLAFGLPPKQLGFGKEFVGAGPALAKIGAEAPPPAKLERPSKEALPMPGRKEETK
- a CDS encoding CoB--CoM heterodisulfide reductase iron-sulfur subunit A family protein, encoding MSQERVGVYVCHCGTNIAGTVDVEDVARWAGEQTNVVIARDYKFMCSSLGQDLIEEDIKEHGLTRVVVAACSPHMHEKTFRAACERGGLNPFLFEMANIREHNSWATTDKPAATQKAKALVKGAVERVAHHQPLQPLPVEINPNTLIVGGGVAGITAALELADAGHHVYLVEREPSIGGHMAQLDKTFPTLDCSACILTPKMVDVGQHPNITLLSYSEVEEVDGYLGNFTITVRKKARYVNEELCTGCGICEEKCPRRVVDEVFEAGLGYRKAVYRPFPQAVPKYPVIDKENCTFFERGKCKACQIFCPTNAIDFEQEDQMIQFQVGNVILATGYQLFDARRIPQYGYGRLANVFSALEFERLVNAAGPTGGKVVLRDGVTEPQSVAIVHCVGSRDRNYNEYCSKVCCMYSLKFAHLVHERLPGAEVYNFYIDMRTPGKGYEEFYHRLLDEGAHFIRGRVAEVTDAARLPGEEGKLIVQAEDTLIGKQRRVPVDMVILSAGLEAQHDSKEITKLFGMGCDFDGFFIERHPKLDPVATMTEGIFIAGACQGPKDIPDSVVQGAAAAARVASLINRGTVMMEPVRARITAELCSGCRICNNMCPYNAIVFHEDTKVSEVITALCQGCGTCVAACPSAAITGAHFTNNQVMSEIKGLLWDAVEAASGAEKVEELEPA